A region from the Stygiolobus caldivivus genome encodes:
- a CDS encoding DUF655 domain-containing protein, which produces MQRKRPVKERMEKTVYVLDYLREGNPLDKHPIHKSKPVLQLIGEDYFMLMEASPINSYQEFQLEQKLELNNSHLKIDFHITYEDLTSVAKDELVKVLRLIVESKSQLFTDFFNKSEPLTLRLHALELLPNIGKKTLKTILEERKKEPFKDLKDIEQRVGIKDVVGIIVERIVKELQGGEKYYLFVYPLEEKRKPIEHFVYLGYLEKLGKNG; this is translated from the coding sequence ATGCAAAGGAAAAGACCAGTTAAGGAGCGAATGGAGAAGACAGTATATGTGTTAGATTATTTGAGAGAAGGTAATCCTCTAGATAAGCACCCTATACATAAAAGTAAACCAGTTTTACAATTAATAGGGGAGGATTACTTTATGCTTATGGAAGCTTCTCCAATTAACTCTTACCAAGAATTTCAACTAGAACAAAAGTTAGAGTTAAATAATTCTCACCTAAAGATCGACTTTCACATAACTTATGAAGATTTAACATCCGTAGCTAAGGACGAGCTTGTTAAAGTCCTCAGATTAATAGTGGAAAGTAAATCCCAATTATTTACAGACTTTTTTAACAAATCAGAGCCTCTAACATTGAGGTTGCACGCATTAGAACTATTACCTAATATAGGGAAGAAAACACTTAAAACAATTTTAGAAGAGCGTAAGAAAGAACCGTTTAAGGATTTGAAAGATATAGAGCAGAGAGTAGGAATTAAAGATGTGGTGGGTATAATAGTTGAGAGAATAGTTAAGGAACTTCAAGGAGGAGAGAAGTATTACCTATTCGTTTATCCTTTAGAGGAAAAAAGGAAACCAATAGAGCATTTCGTTTATTTAGGGTATTTAGAGAAATTGGGTAAAAATGGCTAA
- a CDS encoding DNA-directed RNA polymerase subunit F, which yields MLEEHYIPYSVAKKYLQEIISNGNSSNLLQRTFDYLNSVSKCGDSGAEQIMEELKDIVKKEELRAMIASLCPQSIDEVRTILATDTSTTYTTEQVQKIIEIVKNHMES from the coding sequence GTGTTAGAAGAACATTATATTCCTTATTCTGTTGCTAAAAAATATTTACAAGAAATAATAAGTAATGGTAATTCTTCAAACCTTCTTCAGAGGACTTTTGATTATCTAAACTCTGTCTCTAAATGCGGTGATAGTGGAGCAGAACAAATAATGGAAGAGTTAAAAGATATTGTTAAAAAGGAAGAGCTCAGGGCGATGATAGCTAGTTTATGCCCACAATCCATTGATGAAGTCAGAACAATTTTAGCCACAGATACTTCAACAACTTATACTACAGAACAAGTCCAAAAGATAATTGAAATAGTTAAGAACCACATGGAGAGTTGA
- the ahcY gene encoding adenosylhomocysteinase: MDYKVKDISLSEQGKRQIEWAELHMPALMEIRKQFETDKPLKGVRISAVLHVTKETAVLVKTLKIGGAEVALAGSNPLSTQDDVAAALAEEGIHVFAWKGENENDYYNNIREIMKYEPHVVMDDGGDLHAYIHENYSGRVLGGTEETTTGVIRLKAMEEEKVLKYPVIAVNNAFTKYLFDNRIGTGQSTIDGILRSTNILIAGKVAVVAGYGWVGRGIAQRLRGMGARVIVVEVSPLRALEAVMDGFDVLPMNKAAEIGEIFVTATGNINVINKEHFIRMKDGVILANSGHFNVEINVKGLREMAKQVRTVRPYLEEYTLKDGKRIYLLAEGRLVNLAAAEGHPSEVMDLSFSNQALSVKFIVENKDKLENRVYNVPQEIDELVARLKLKGMGIELEPMSKEQIEYMKQWRYGT; this comes from the coding sequence ATGGATTATAAAGTAAAAGACATTTCGCTATCTGAACAAGGTAAAAGACAGATAGAGTGGGCAGAGCTCCATATGCCTGCACTTATGGAAATTAGAAAGCAATTCGAAACAGACAAACCATTAAAGGGAGTTAGAATAAGCGCAGTCTTACATGTGACTAAAGAGACGGCAGTATTAGTTAAAACATTAAAAATAGGAGGAGCAGAAGTAGCTCTAGCTGGAAGCAATCCCTTGTCGACTCAAGATGATGTCGCTGCAGCACTGGCTGAAGAAGGTATTCATGTTTTTGCATGGAAAGGAGAGAACGAAAACGATTATTATAATAACATAAGAGAGATAATGAAATACGAACCCCATGTAGTTATGGACGATGGTGGGGATTTACACGCATATATCCATGAAAACTACTCCGGTAGGGTTTTAGGAGGAACGGAGGAGACTACTACTGGAGTAATTAGACTCAAAGCAATGGAAGAGGAGAAAGTACTAAAATACCCTGTAATAGCCGTTAACAACGCATTTACAAAGTACCTCTTTGATAACAGAATAGGTACAGGTCAGAGCACTATAGATGGCATACTGAGATCTACTAATATCCTCATTGCTGGCAAAGTTGCCGTTGTTGCAGGCTATGGATGGGTAGGTAGAGGAATAGCACAAAGGCTTAGAGGTATGGGAGCAAGAGTAATAGTGGTTGAAGTATCACCGTTGAGAGCTCTAGAGGCAGTAATGGATGGATTTGATGTATTACCTATGAATAAAGCTGCTGAAATAGGAGAAATATTTGTGACCGCTACTGGTAACATCAATGTAATCAATAAGGAACATTTTATCAGAATGAAAGACGGTGTAATCTTAGCCAATTCTGGACATTTTAATGTAGAAATTAACGTAAAAGGACTAAGAGAGATGGCAAAGCAAGTAAGAACTGTAAGACCATATTTAGAAGAATATACATTAAAAGATGGCAAAAGAATATACCTATTGGCTGAAGGAAGACTGGTTAACCTTGCAGCTGCTGAAGGACATCCTAGTGAGGTCATGGACTTAAGTTTCTCTAACCAAGCACTATCTGTTAAGTTCATAGTAGAAAATAAGGATAAGCTCGAGAATAGGGTGTACAACGTACCCCAAGAGATAGATGAGCTGGTAGCAAGGCTAAAGCTTAAAGGAATGGGAATAGAACTAGAACCAATGAGCAAAGAGCAAATAGAATATATGAAACAATGGCGCTATGGCACATAG
- a CDS encoding 30S ribosomal protein S3ae codes for MSSKASSTIKDKWKLKKWFTILSPKVFGEVPLGSTPAFEISQTLNRKVEATLYDLTGDFSMVYVHLYFKVIGNEGERLVTRFAGHELSRDYIRSLIRRKSSKINTIIDVKTQDGYIVRVKGLALTTYRAHRSQKTAIRRVMAYTITKKAAESTFDQFVQDVVFGKLANDIFQEAKKIYPLRKVEVEKTKVIKVPAS; via the coding sequence ATGTCATCAAAAGCTAGCTCGACGATTAAGGACAAATGGAAGCTTAAGAAGTGGTTTACGATCCTATCACCAAAAGTATTTGGGGAAGTACCTCTGGGAAGTACACCTGCGTTTGAGATCTCACAGACCCTCAATAGAAAGGTAGAAGCTACTTTATATGACTTAACAGGCGATTTTAGTATGGTTTACGTACACTTATACTTTAAAGTAATCGGGAATGAAGGAGAAAGGCTAGTTACAAGGTTCGCTGGTCATGAATTATCTAGGGATTATATTAGGTCTTTAATAAGGAGGAAAAGTTCAAAAATAAATACTATAATCGATGTGAAAACCCAAGACGGTTATATTGTAAGGGTAAAGGGTCTAGCCCTTACTACTTATAGAGCTCATAGATCACAGAAGACGGCTATTAGAAGGGTTATGGCTTATACAATTACAAAGAAAGCTGCTGAAAGCACTTTTGATCAGTTTGTGCAAGATGTAGTCTTTGGAAAATTAGCTAATGACATATTTCAAGAAGCTAAGAAGATATATCCATTGAGAAAAGTAGAGGTAGAAAAGACTAAAGTAATTAAAGTACCCGCTTCTTAA
- a CDS encoding potassium channel family protein, protein MNKTTLWNRYILRLLEIIAAPYSIVRKIYPQLITLSIVVYTIALVFVYYQKLDWVSAIYAAVNVITTVGLYAPDINTMPSEEKIFLTILILFTVGLFASMVQSLIGTLVSKNTWIDARARWRGRHMINHIVLIGNSESIVSATKKLQQLDKDYVVLTSSKSIYEELKAENVILGDPKDENNLINAGIKNAASAIIAMDDDSETLLITLKVQKLNPPLKVVTMVKDISMTDIMKTAGADVVIPYEDIMGRMLAFASLSDSFAGIIYSRKEREYSIGIFDVKKVIKLKDLPSKVVPIAILRDGQIDPYFDKDTEVKPGQSLFVLGDPSVFKELEKLLSL, encoded by the coding sequence ATGAACAAGACTACTCTCTGGAATCGTTATATTTTACGCTTACTTGAAATAATAGCCGCTCCATATTCTATCGTTAGAAAGATTTATCCACAACTTATTACACTATCTATTGTAGTATATACAATAGCTTTAGTTTTCGTATATTACCAGAAATTAGACTGGGTCTCTGCTATATATGCTGCTGTAAATGTTATAACTACCGTAGGACTTTATGCCCCAGATATTAATACGATGCCCAGCGAAGAGAAAATATTTCTTACTATCTTAATTCTATTTACGGTAGGTTTATTTGCGTCTATGGTACAATCTCTAATTGGAACATTAGTAAGTAAGAATACGTGGATAGATGCCCGTGCTAGATGGAGAGGTCGACATATGATCAACCATATAGTACTTATAGGGAATTCTGAAAGTATAGTGTCTGCCACTAAAAAATTACAGCAGTTAGATAAAGATTATGTAGTTTTGACATCATCTAAGAGTATTTATGAAGAACTAAAAGCAGAAAACGTGATTCTAGGAGATCCTAAAGATGAAAATAATCTAATTAATGCCGGAATTAAAAACGCAGCATCCGCAATAATAGCTATGGACGATGACTCCGAGACTCTTCTTATTACTTTAAAAGTTCAAAAGTTAAATCCGCCCTTAAAAGTTGTTACAATGGTAAAGGACATATCTATGACCGATATAATGAAAACTGCAGGAGCTGATGTAGTTATACCTTATGAAGATATTATGGGGAGGATGCTAGCTTTTGCGTCGCTTTCAGACTCTTTTGCAGGGATAATATATTCGAGAAAAGAACGTGAGTATTCTATTGGTATATTCGACGTTAAGAAAGTAATAAAATTAAAGGATCTGCCGTCAAAGGTAGTCCCTATAGCAATTTTAAGAGATGGCCAGATAGATCCGTATTTTGATAAAGACACTGAGGTGAAACCAGGTCAATCGTTATTCGTTTTAGGAGATCCATCTGTATTTAAAGAATTAGAGAAGTTGCTAAGCTTATAA
- a CDS encoding HemK2/MTQ2 family protein methyltransferase, giving the protein MAGNRIIEVAGYRLCINENTYEPAEDSTLLMSIINIKPKEKVLDMGSGSGLLGLYAIMLGASNVTFVDINPFASESTLCTLNLNKVEPYRFEVINCDLLSCLRPNIVYDVAIFNPPYLPFEEYDSWIKYSWSGGKDGVTVIEKFLKVIKAKRIYTVLSSLSDLDKLFGSPYFSKYKIGKRKEITIGYETIISMELVNDD; this is encoded by the coding sequence ATGGCAGGTAACAGAATTATTGAAGTTGCTGGATATAGGTTATGTATAAATGAAAATACTTACGAACCAGCAGAAGACTCCACATTACTTATGAGTATTATTAATATAAAACCTAAGGAAAAAGTCCTTGATATGGGTTCAGGTAGCGGACTTTTAGGGTTATATGCTATTATGCTAGGTGCGTCTAATGTAACATTTGTAGACATAAACCCTTTTGCTTCAGAATCTACACTTTGTACATTAAACCTAAACAAGGTTGAGCCTTATAGGTTTGAGGTTATTAATTGTGATCTATTATCGTGTTTGCGTCCGAATATAGTTTATGACGTGGCTATATTTAATCCGCCTTATCTTCCTTTTGAGGAATATGACTCATGGATTAAGTACAGTTGGTCGGGAGGTAAAGATGGGGTTACAGTTATAGAAAAATTTCTCAAAGTTATTAAAGCTAAAAGAATATATACCGTCCTTTCCTCGCTTTCAGACCTGGACAAACTTTTTGGGTCACCTTATTTTAGTAAGTATAAGATCGGGAAGAGAAAAGAGATTACAATAGGATACGAAACTATTATTAGTATGGAGCTGGTGAACGATGATTAG
- a CDS encoding RecB-family nuclease: MPEIFVVLHNVSSVQKLIDFVKFAFNLDIKYVIVTKIGGVAAQAGVPEASKLAYRMNKTFLVLPDLKDAIELFVPDSTILISQQFDRDFSPDVIKSKKRIMLVFPGIEAGFTKIEQSFGETYKLPLFKGEVPPVASLALISYMLSGEEFKKE, encoded by the coding sequence ATGCCTGAAATATTCGTAGTACTGCATAATGTAAGTAGTGTTCAAAAATTAATAGATTTTGTAAAATTTGCCTTTAATTTAGATATTAAGTACGTTATAGTAACTAAGATAGGTGGAGTTGCAGCGCAAGCTGGAGTCCCAGAAGCAAGTAAACTAGCTTATAGAATGAATAAGACCTTTCTAGTCTTACCTGATCTTAAAGATGCAATAGAGCTTTTTGTGCCAGATTCTACTATACTAATTTCCCAACAATTTGATAGGGATTTTTCTCCAGATGTGATAAAAAGTAAGAAGAGAATAATGTTAGTTTTTCCAGGTATAGAAGCCGGCTTTACTAAAATAGAGCAAAGTTTTGGAGAAACTTACAAGTTACCTCTATTTAAAGGTGAAGTGCCGCCGGTAGCTTCTTTGGCTCTAATATCGTACATGTTAAGTGGAGAAGAATTTAAAAAAGAGTAA
- a CDS encoding DNA cytosine methyltransferase: MGRITIIDLFSGAGGFSLGFRKAGFIIRLAVDINHAAARTYSLNFPHTIVVEDDIRNLTGKDIRYLVGDDIQIVIGSPPCEPYTGANPLRMREPLDRLYLDERGELTLEYIRMVGELSPKIFVMENVPSIANTESLREAIKLEFRRVGYEKIFFNYLKAEDYGNPSKRTRVFISNIPLNPPKLKRRTTVWDAINDLSDPKMVNAIPNHEIQEVNERKMKDLAKTEIDDYITMFRGSSGRNIPLYIRLNPNKLAPTVLGNSKFIHPYESRFLTVREQARLMSYPDFHVFLGNKDEQYNQVGEAVPVALSTAIARQIMSEYYA, encoded by the coding sequence GTGGGAAGAATAACAATAATTGACCTATTTTCAGGGGCAGGAGGCTTTTCTCTAGGCTTCAGAAAAGCTGGATTCATTATAAGACTAGCTGTAGACATAAATCATGCTGCTGCTAGGACTTACTCTTTAAATTTTCCTCACACTATAGTAGTTGAAGATGATATAAGAAATTTGACAGGCAAGGATATCAGATATCTAGTTGGCGATGATATACAAATTGTTATAGGAAGCCCACCTTGCGAACCTTATACGGGTGCAAATCCTCTCAGAATGAGGGAACCCTTAGACAGGTTATATCTTGATGAAAGAGGTGAGTTGACTTTAGAATACATAAGGATGGTAGGTGAGTTGTCTCCTAAAATATTTGTAATGGAGAATGTACCTTCAATAGCTAATACGGAAAGCCTTAGAGAAGCAATTAAATTAGAATTTCGTAGAGTAGGCTATGAAAAAATATTTTTTAACTATTTAAAAGCAGAGGATTATGGAAATCCGTCAAAAAGGACTAGAGTATTTATATCTAATATTCCCTTAAATCCACCTAAATTAAAACGCCGAACTACGGTATGGGACGCTATTAATGACCTATCAGATCCAAAAATGGTAAATGCTATCCCTAACCATGAAATCCAAGAGGTTAATGAAAGAAAAATGAAAGATCTTGCTAAAACTGAAATTGACGATTATATAACTATGTTCAGAGGAAGTTCTGGTAGAAATATACCATTATATATAAGGCTTAATCCCAACAAACTAGCTCCTACAGTATTAGGGAATTCGAAATTTATACACCCTTATGAAAGCAGATTTTTAACTGTTAGGGAACAAGCGAGGCTAATGAGTTATCCAGACTTTCACGTATTTCTAGGCAATAAGGATGAGCAATATAATCAAGTAGGAGAAGCTGTACCAGTAGCCTTATCTACTGCAATAGCACGACAAATTATGAGTGAATATTATGCCTGA
- a CDS encoding 50S ribosomal protein L21e encodes MVAHSKGYRTRTRKLLTKSVRERGAVPHLSALMYEYRQGEYVTIKINPSIHKGMPHRRYHGRVGVIVGKRGKSYEVKVTLGDKEKIIIVRPEHLTPFNGVKR; translated from the coding sequence ATGGTTGCTCACTCTAAAGGTTATAGGACAAGAACGAGAAAATTACTAACAAAGAGTGTAAGAGAACGTGGTGCAGTCCCTCATTTAAGCGCCTTAATGTATGAATATAGACAAGGGGAGTACGTAACAATTAAGATAAATCCTTCAATTCATAAAGGTATGCCTCATAGGAGATATCATGGAAGAGTGGGTGTAATAGTAGGGAAAAGAGGAAAATCATATGAAGTTAAGGTAACTTTAGGTGATAAAGAGAAAATAATTATAGTGAGGCCTGAACATCTAACTCCCTTTAATGGCGTTAAAAGGTGA
- a CDS encoding HTH domain-containing protein yields MLELAKELVGEDAADLLKYLLKKRSEITDEELAKELNVKPNEVRKKLYLLSEQGFVTSRKTKDKDSSLFIYYWRVNLDQINDVLLNRKRMILDKLKIRYEQEKDSLFYFCPQDNIKYNMDEALENEFKCPKCGSPLQYYESEKARQFLEQKIKQLEEEIEKETKRGKNNNN; encoded by the coding sequence ATACTTGAATTAGCAAAGGAATTAGTAGGAGAAGATGCGGCAGATTTGCTTAAGTATTTACTTAAAAAGAGATCTGAAATCACAGATGAAGAATTAGCAAAAGAGTTAAACGTTAAACCTAACGAAGTAAGAAAAAAACTATATTTACTATCTGAACAAGGTTTCGTAACTAGTAGAAAAACAAAAGATAAGGATTCTAGTTTGTTTATATACTATTGGAGGGTAAACTTGGATCAAATAAATGACGTGTTGTTGAATAGGAAAAGGATGATATTAGATAAGCTTAAAATAAGGTACGAGCAAGAAAAGGATTCTCTTTTCTATTTTTGCCCTCAAGATAATATAAAGTACAATATGGACGAGGCGTTAGAAAATGAGTTTAAGTGTCCAAAATGCGGAAGCCCGCTACAGTACTATGAGTCAGAAAAAGCAAGACAATTCTTAGAGCAAAAAATTAAACAGTTAGAGGAAGAGATAGAAAAAGAGACTAAACGTGGGAAGAATAACAATAATTGA
- the trmJ gene encoding tRNA (cytidine-2'-O-)-methyltransferase TrmJ produces MIRLIVVEPEGSYNVGFIARLVKNFEVDEFYLVNPKCKMEEAINFSAQGRDILEKKALIVSAFDDAIKDLDIKIATSSIADNEGDLLRRSIKPWEIGKFISDDKKIGLIFGRESVGLTREEIFKSDFLLHIPGNPAYPVLNLSHAVSIVLYEVYKLRTSSIKNENISNESIKLMELYSRKIIDSLKRSEGDEYMYVVLKRVLLKGVSSEIEAKTIVRLLRKIYVKISIAEGKKVDEIE; encoded by the coding sequence ATGATTAGACTCATAGTAGTGGAACCAGAAGGTTCATATAATGTGGGGTTTATTGCAAGATTAGTAAAGAATTTTGAAGTGGATGAATTTTACTTAGTAAATCCGAAATGTAAGATGGAAGAGGCTATTAATTTCTCTGCACAAGGTAGAGATATCTTGGAAAAAAAGGCTTTGATAGTTTCAGCCTTTGATGATGCTATTAAAGATCTCGATATAAAAATAGCCACTTCAAGTATAGCTGATAATGAAGGGGATCTTCTCCGGCGGTCAATTAAACCATGGGAAATAGGAAAATTCATTTCAGATGATAAAAAAATTGGCTTGATTTTCGGGAGAGAGAGCGTGGGACTAACCAGAGAGGAAATATTTAAATCAGATTTTCTATTACATATTCCGGGAAACCCAGCATATCCAGTGTTAAATCTCTCACATGCAGTAAGCATAGTTTTATATGAGGTGTATAAATTAAGGACAAGTTCGATAAAAAATGAAAACATTTCAAATGAATCCATAAAGTTAATGGAACTATATTCTAGAAAAATTATTGATAGTCTGAAACGTAGTGAAGGCGACGAATACATGTATGTAGTGTTAAAGAGGGTTTTGCTTAAGGGAGTTTCAAGTGAAATAGAGGCAAAAACTATTGTTAGGTTGCTAAGGAAGATTTATGTTAAGATCAGTATAGCCGAGGGGAAGAAAGTAGATGAAATAGAGTGA
- a CDS encoding 16S ribosomal RNA methyltransferase A, whose product MAKKGQHFLVDVNTVKRIISYVDFSQRPLIEIGGGKGALTSILNPDLTIELDPTLIPFLMKYNLVIADAVNPPFSRGQVVSSLPYYITFDFMTTMVKLSGVQRLVLVLQKDFIDKVINDPTYISFTLNFHFKIFPKEIISPRSFYPKPRVFSQIVVFERIKSYNFYVDEALRCISSYKNKKLSSLSEFCKVRSNENKRIRDFKPWQVTELLKLLDIGYV is encoded by the coding sequence ATGGCTAAAAAAGGGCAACACTTTTTAGTAGATGTTAATACTGTAAAAAGAATAATTTCTTACGTAGATTTTTCCCAAAGACCGCTAATAGAAATAGGAGGGGGAAAAGGGGCTTTAACTTCTATTTTAAATCCCGATTTAACAATAGAATTAGATCCGACTTTAATTCCTTTTTTAATGAAGTACAATTTAGTTATTGCAGATGCGGTAAACCCTCCTTTTTCAAGAGGGCAAGTTGTCTCTTCTTTACCCTATTATATTACTTTCGATTTTATGACTACTATGGTAAAATTATCAGGGGTCCAAAGGCTAGTTTTAGTTTTACAGAAAGATTTTATCGATAAAGTTATTAATGATCCGACTTATATATCATTTACATTAAATTTTCACTTTAAAATATTTCCAAAGGAAATTATTTCACCGAGGTCATTCTATCCTAAGCCTCGGGTATTTTCACAGATAGTCGTTTTTGAAAGAATAAAGAGCTATAATTTCTATGTTGACGAAGCCCTTAGATGTATAAGTTCGTATAAAAATAAAAAACTCTCATCTTTAAGTGAGTTTTGTAAAGTAAGATCTAATGAAAATAAGCGAATCAGGGATTTCAAACCATGGCAGGTAACAGAATTATTGAAGTTGCTGGATATAGGTTATGTATAA
- a CDS encoding tRNA methyltransferase: MTTHVALVARAFGARGIFIEGEDNQLLKSIYNVLDQWGGKSYFNIEFVSNPKTLVKSWKERGGKVVHLTMYGINIINKLSDFDQINSPLLVIVGSEKVEGWYYYNSDYNIAVGNQPHSEVSALAIFLDRIYKGEELNISFSDAKLTIIPKERGKKVVKNE, translated from the coding sequence ATTACAACTCACGTTGCTTTAGTAGCTAGAGCTTTTGGAGCAAGAGGTATCTTTATAGAGGGAGAGGATAATCAACTATTAAAGTCAATATATAATGTTCTAGATCAATGGGGAGGAAAATCGTATTTTAATATAGAGTTTGTATCAAATCCTAAGACTTTGGTTAAGAGCTGGAAAGAACGAGGAGGTAAAGTAGTTCATCTCACGATGTATGGCATTAATATCATAAATAAGCTTTCTGACTTTGATCAAATTAATTCTCCTTTATTAGTAATAGTAGGGTCAGAAAAAGTAGAAGGGTGGTATTATTATAATTCTGACTATAATATAGCTGTAGGTAATCAGCCTCATTCGGAAGTTTCTGCGTTAGCTATCTTCTTGGACAGAATATATAAGGGTGAAGAACTAAATATATCATTTAGTGATGCAAAACTCACAATTATTCCTAAAGAGAGAGGTAAAAAGGTGGTGAAAAATGAGTGA
- the hflX gene encoding GTPase HflX: MKAVLFVGEEYEDEAIALAESALYEIYKVYPTPRKPNPIFYLQKDKLEQIKKDDTIEAIIIFDLLKSRHFIGLYKELPSKKILDKVMLLLEIFALHAGSKEAKLQIELAKLRYELPIIKDMYKKTKITEQQGPLGAGVYGVEAAIRLYQRRIVKIRQELEQLRKVKEEQIKKNDFKKIAIVGYTNAGKTTLFNALTGLKQKVDSSMFTTTSPKRYSIPVRIDGKKEKVLLIDTVGFIRGIPPQIVEAFFVTLSEAKYADILVLVLDASIDDITLIEMLTSSMKVLRELGISGKPMLIVLNKVDLVKPEEVENKISLVKKIAEETYAPVEDIIPVSALKGINLNYLRERLAQIIWA, translated from the coding sequence TTGAAAGCCGTATTGTTTGTAGGTGAAGAATATGAAGACGAGGCTATAGCATTAGCTGAATCGGCACTTTATGAAATTTATAAAGTTTATCCTACACCTAGAAAGCCTAACCCTATTTTTTATCTCCAAAAAGATAAATTAGAACAAATCAAAAAGGATGATACAATAGAAGCTATAATAATTTTTGATTTGCTTAAATCAAGGCATTTTATAGGATTATATAAGGAGCTTCCATCTAAAAAAATTTTAGATAAAGTCATGTTACTACTAGAGATATTTGCACTTCATGCAGGTTCTAAAGAAGCTAAACTCCAAATAGAATTGGCAAAGTTGCGTTATGAACTACCGATTATAAAAGATATGTATAAGAAAACTAAGATCACTGAGCAACAAGGTCCTCTAGGTGCAGGAGTTTATGGTGTAGAAGCAGCAATAAGACTATATCAAAGAAGAATTGTCAAGATAAGGCAAGAATTGGAGCAATTACGTAAGGTAAAAGAAGAACAGATTAAGAAAAACGACTTTAAGAAAATAGCTATTGTTGGTTATACTAATGCAGGTAAGACGACTCTCTTTAACGCGCTAACCGGGTTAAAACAGAAAGTCGATTCTTCAATGTTTACTACGACCTCACCTAAACGTTATTCTATTCCGGTAAGAATTGACGGAAAAAAGGAGAAAGTATTGCTGATTGATACAGTGGGTTTCATTAGAGGTATCCCTCCCCAAATAGTGGAAGCCTTTTTTGTAACATTATCTGAGGCAAAATATGCTGACATATTAGTTCTTGTCTTAGACGCATCAATTGACGACATAACGCTTATCGAAATGCTTACGAGTTCTATGAAAGTTCTGCGAGAACTAGGAATTTCTGGGAAACCAATGCTGATCGTATTAAATAAAGTTGATTTAGTTAAGCCCGAAGAAGTAGAAAATAAAATATCTTTAGTAAAGAAAATTGCTGAAGAAACATATGCTCCCGTTGAAGATATAATCCCAGTATCAGCATTAAAAGGTATTAATCTTAACTATTTAAGAGAGAGATTAGCTCAGATTATATGGGCATAG